A genomic window from Klebsiella quasipneumoniae subsp. quasipneumoniae includes:
- a CDS encoding YejG family protein: MNTQQLSIVHRLPQSYRWLAGFAGSRVEPIPQNGAQNENSLVALKLLSPDGEKAWPVMHKLSQALSDIEVDCSVLECEGEPCLFVNLQDEFAATCRLKNFGVAIAEPFSGNNPF; the protein is encoded by the coding sequence GTGAATACACAACAACTCTCTATCGTACACCGTCTGCCGCAGAGCTATCGCTGGCTGGCCGGTTTTGCGGGTTCCAGAGTTGAACCGATTCCGCAAAACGGCGCGCAGAACGAAAACAGTCTCGTCGCCCTGAAGTTGCTGAGTCCGGACGGTGAAAAAGCCTGGCCGGTGATGCATAAGCTCAGCCAGGCGTTAAGCGACATCGAAGTCGACTGTTCCGTTCTGGAGTGCGAAGGCGAGCCCTGCCTGTTCGTTAATCTGCAGGATGAGTTTGCCGCCACCTGTCGTCTGAAAAACTTTGGCGTGGCGATCGCCGAGCCCTTCTCCGGCAATAACCCTTTCTGA
- the yejF gene encoding microcin C ABC transporter ATP-binding protein YejF, translating into MTHPLLAIDNLSIAFRQQGETQTVVHNLSLEVAAGETLALVGESGSGKSISALSVLRLLPTPPASYPSGDIRFHGQSLLHADEATLRGVRGNRIAMIFQEPMVSLNPLHTLEKQLYEVLSLHRGMRKEAARGEILDCLERVGIRQAPRRLADYPHQLSGGERQRVMIAMALLTRPELLIADEPTTALDVSVQAQILQLLRELKRELNMGLLFITHNLSIVRQLADRVAVMQNGRCVEHNHCRALFSAPAHPYTQRLLDSEPDGEPVPLAADAPVLLQAEALQVAFPIRRGILRRVVDHHRVVNDLHFQLRAGETLGLVGESGSGKSTTGLALLRLIPSEGKITFAGQPIQGRGRRQLLPLRRQMQVVFQDPNSSLNPRLTAQQIIEEGLRVHQPTLTAAEREQAVILAMQEVGLDPASRQRYPAAFSGGQRQRIAIARALIVKPQLIVLDEPTSSLDKTVQAQILNLLKALQLKHQLAYIFISHDLGVVRALCHQVMVLRQGVVVEQGECQSVFSAPRHEYTRQLLALS; encoded by the coding sequence ATGACCCACCCGCTGTTAGCTATCGACAATCTCTCTATCGCCTTTCGCCAGCAGGGGGAGACGCAGACCGTCGTGCATAATCTGTCGCTCGAGGTGGCGGCCGGCGAAACGCTGGCCCTGGTGGGGGAATCCGGCTCCGGTAAGAGCATCTCCGCCCTGTCGGTGCTGCGGCTGCTCCCTACCCCGCCGGCCAGCTACCCCAGCGGCGATATCCGTTTTCATGGCCAGTCGCTGCTGCATGCGGATGAGGCGACCCTGCGCGGCGTGCGCGGCAACCGGATCGCGATGATCTTTCAGGAGCCGATGGTGTCGCTCAATCCCCTCCATACCCTGGAAAAACAGCTCTACGAGGTGCTGTCGTTACACCGGGGAATGCGCAAAGAGGCGGCGCGCGGGGAGATCCTCGACTGCCTGGAGCGCGTCGGGATCCGTCAGGCGCCGCGGCGGCTGGCGGACTATCCGCACCAGCTCTCGGGCGGCGAGCGCCAGCGGGTGATGATCGCCATGGCGCTGCTGACGCGCCCGGAGCTGTTGATCGCCGACGAGCCGACCACCGCCCTCGATGTGTCAGTGCAGGCGCAAATTCTGCAGCTGCTGCGCGAGCTAAAGCGGGAGCTGAACATGGGGTTGCTGTTTATCACCCATAACCTGAGCATCGTCCGCCAGCTGGCTGACCGGGTGGCGGTGATGCAGAACGGCCGCTGCGTGGAGCACAATCACTGTCGGGCGCTGTTTAGCGCGCCGGCCCATCCTTACACCCAACGCCTGCTGGATAGCGAACCGGACGGCGAGCCGGTGCCGCTGGCCGCCGATGCCCCGGTGCTGCTGCAGGCGGAGGCGTTACAGGTGGCGTTCCCCATTCGTCGGGGGATCCTGCGTCGGGTGGTCGATCACCATCGGGTGGTCAATGATCTCCATTTCCAGCTACGGGCCGGCGAGACGCTGGGTCTGGTGGGAGAATCGGGTTCCGGCAAAAGCACGACCGGTCTTGCGCTGCTGCGCCTGATCCCCTCCGAGGGCAAGATAACCTTTGCCGGCCAGCCGATTCAGGGACGCGGTCGCCGACAGCTGCTGCCGCTGCGCCGACAGATGCAGGTGGTTTTTCAGGATCCGAACTCGTCGCTCAATCCGCGCCTGACGGCGCAGCAGATCATTGAGGAGGGCCTGCGCGTCCACCAGCCGACGCTGACGGCGGCTGAACGCGAACAGGCGGTGATCCTTGCCATGCAGGAGGTCGGCCTCGACCCGGCCAGCCGCCAGCGCTACCCGGCGGCTTTCTCCGGCGGCCAGCGCCAGCGTATCGCCATCGCCAGAGCGTTAATCGTCAAGCCGCAGCTGATCGTCCTTGACGAGCCGACCTCCTCGCTGGATAAAACCGTTCAGGCGCAGATCCTGAATCTGCTGAAAGCGTTACAGCTGAAGCATCAGCTGGCCTATATTTTTATCAGCCATGATTTAGGCGTGGTGCGCGCGCTGTGTCACCAGGTGATGGTGCTGCGGCAGGGAGTGGTGGTCGAACAGGGCGAGTGCCAGTCCGTCTTCAGCGCGCCCCGGCATGAGTATACCCGCCAGCTGCTGGCGCTAAGCTGA
- a CDS encoding microcin C ABC transporter permease, translating to MSFFSPVNQARWARFRHNRRGYWSLWLFLILFLCSLGAELLANDRPLLVQYRGQLYVPVLKNYTEQTFGGAFATAADYQDPWLQQQLASHGWALWPPVRFGATTINFASTVPFPSPPSASNWLGTDANGGDVLARILYGTRISVLFGLLLTLFSSVLGVLAGAIQGYYGGKIDLWGQRFIEVWSGMPTLFLIILLSSVVQPGFWWLLAITVLFGWMTLVGVVRAEFLRTRNYDYIRAAQALGVSDRQIILRHMLPNAMVATLTFLPFILCSSITTLTSLDFLGFGLPLGSPSLGELLLQGKNNLQAPWLGIAAFLSVAVLLTLLIFIGEAVRDAFDPSKAV from the coding sequence ATGTCGTTCTTCAGTCCCGTTAATCAGGCCCGCTGGGCGCGCTTTCGCCACAACCGTCGCGGTTACTGGTCGCTGTGGCTGTTTTTAATCCTCTTCCTCTGCAGCCTGGGGGCTGAGCTGCTGGCCAACGATCGGCCGCTGCTGGTGCAGTACCGGGGCCAGCTGTACGTCCCGGTGTTAAAAAACTATACCGAGCAGACCTTCGGCGGCGCATTCGCCACCGCCGCCGACTATCAGGATCCCTGGCTGCAGCAGCAGCTGGCCAGCCACGGCTGGGCGCTTTGGCCGCCGGTGCGCTTCGGCGCGACGACGATCAATTTTGCCAGCACGGTTCCTTTTCCATCGCCGCCCTCGGCCAGCAACTGGCTCGGCACCGACGCCAACGGCGGCGATGTGCTGGCGCGGATCCTTTATGGGACGCGCATCTCGGTACTGTTTGGTCTGCTGCTGACGCTGTTCTCCAGCGTGCTGGGGGTGCTGGCCGGTGCGATACAAGGTTATTACGGCGGTAAAATCGACCTCTGGGGGCAGCGTTTTATCGAAGTCTGGTCCGGTATGCCGACGCTGTTTCTGATCATCCTGCTCTCCAGCGTCGTGCAGCCGGGCTTCTGGTGGCTGCTGGCGATCACCGTCCTGTTTGGCTGGATGACGCTGGTGGGCGTGGTGCGCGCTGAATTTCTCCGCACCCGCAACTACGACTATATCCGGGCGGCGCAGGCGTTAGGGGTCAGCGACCGGCAGATCATCCTGCGGCATATGCTGCCCAACGCGATGGTGGCGACCCTCACCTTCCTGCCTTTTATTCTCTGCAGCTCTATTACCACCCTGACGTCGCTGGATTTTCTCGGCTTCGGCCTGCCGCTCGGCTCGCCCTCCCTCGGCGAGCTGCTCCTGCAGGGCAAAAACAACCTGCAGGCGCCCTGGCTGGGCATTGCCGCGTTTCTCTCTGTCGCCGTGCTGCTGACGCTGCTGATTTTCATCGGTGAAGCGGTGCGCGACGCCTTTGACCCCAGTAAGGCGGTATAA
- a CDS encoding microcin C ABC transporter permease YejB, giving the protein MGSYLIRRLLLVIPTLWAIITINFFIVQIAPGGPVDQAIAAIEFGQHGGMPGAGDGGMGASHARTGAGNISEGHYRGGRGLDPEVIAEITHRYGFDKPLHERYLKMLGDYLRFDFGDSLFRSASVLQLIKDSLPVSVSLGLWSTLIIYLVSIPLGIRKAVSNGSRFDIWSSTLIIVGYAIPAFLFAILLIVIFAGGSYFDLFPLRGLVSPNFDTLPWYEKILDYLWHITLPVLATVIGGFAALTMLTKNSFLDEIRKQYVVTARAKGVGEKQILWGHVFRNAMLLVIAGFPATFISMFFTGSLLIEVMFSLNGLGLLGYEATVSRDYPVMFGTLYIFTLIGLLLNIVSDISYTLVDPRIDFEGR; this is encoded by the coding sequence ATGGGCAGCTACCTGATCCGCCGTTTGCTGTTAGTGATCCCCACCCTGTGGGCCATCATTACCATTAACTTTTTTATTGTACAGATCGCTCCCGGCGGCCCGGTCGACCAGGCCATCGCCGCCATCGAATTTGGTCAGCACGGCGGAATGCCAGGCGCCGGCGACGGCGGGATGGGCGCCAGCCATGCCCGCACCGGCGCCGGCAATATCAGCGAGGGTCACTATCGCGGGGGGCGCGGCCTCGATCCGGAAGTCATCGCCGAGATCACCCACCGCTACGGCTTCGACAAACCGCTGCACGAGCGCTACCTGAAGATGCTGGGCGATTATCTGCGCTTTGATTTTGGCGACAGCCTGTTTCGCAGCGCCTCCGTGCTGCAGCTGATTAAAGACAGCCTGCCGGTCTCGGTGAGCCTCGGGCTGTGGAGCACGCTGATCATCTATCTGGTCTCCATTCCGCTGGGCATCCGCAAAGCCGTCAGCAACGGCAGCCGCTTTGACATCTGGAGCAGTACGCTGATTATCGTTGGCTATGCGATCCCCGCCTTTCTGTTCGCCATCCTGCTGATCGTGATTTTCGCCGGCGGCAGCTATTTCGACCTCTTCCCGCTACGCGGTCTGGTCTCGCCAAACTTCGACACCCTCCCGTGGTATGAAAAGATCCTCGACTATCTGTGGCACATCACCCTGCCGGTGCTGGCGACGGTGATCGGCGGCTTTGCCGCCCTGACCATGCTGACTAAAAACAGCTTCCTTGACGAGATCCGCAAACAGTATGTGGTCACCGCCCGCGCCAAAGGCGTCGGTGAGAAACAGATCCTCTGGGGACATGTGTTCCGCAACGCCATGCTGCTGGTGATCGCCGGTTTCCCGGCCACCTTTATCAGTATGTTCTTTACCGGCTCGCTGCTGATCGAAGTGATGTTCTCCCTGAATGGTCTGGGGCTACTGGGCTATGAAGCGACGGTCTCCCGCGACTATCCGGTGATGTTCGGCACGCTCTATATTTTCACCCTGATCGGCCTGCTGTTGAATATCGTCAGCGATATCAGCTATACGCTGGTCGACCCGCGTATTGATTTTGAGGGCCGCTAA